The following are encoded together in the Pan troglodytes isolate AG18354 chromosome 6, NHGRI_mPanTro3-v2.0_pri, whole genome shotgun sequence genome:
- the NYAP1 gene encoding neuronal tyrosine-phosphorylated phosphoinositide-3-kinase adapter 1 isoform X1 produces the protein MNLLYRKTKLEWRQHKEEEAKRSSSKEVAPAGSAGPAAGQGPGVRVRDIASLRRSLRMGFMTMPASQEHTPHPCRSAMAPRSLSCHSVGSMDSVGGGPGGAGGGLTEDSSTRRPPAKPRRHPSTKLSMVGPGSGAETPPSKKAGSQKPTPEGRESSRKVPPQKPRRSPNTQLSVSFEESCPPGPSPRGGNLPLQRLTRGSRVAGDPDVGAQEEPVYIEMVGDVFRGGGRSGGGLAGPPLGGGGPTPPAGADSDSEESEAIYEEMKYPLPEEAGEGRANGPPPLTATSPPQQPHALPPHAHRRPASALPSRRDGTPTKTTPCEIPPPFPNLLQHRPPLLAFPQAKSASRTPGDGVSRLPVLCHSKEPAGSTPAPQVPARERETPPPPPPPPAANLLLLGPSGRARSHSTPLPPQGSGQPRGERELPNSHSMICPKAAGAPAAPPAPAALLPGPPKDKAVSYTMVYSAVKVTTHSVLPAGPPLGAGEPKTEKEISVLHGMLCTSSRPPVPGKTSPHGGAMGAAAGVLHHRGCLASPHSLPDPTVGPLTPLWTYPATAAGLKRPPAYESLKAGGVLNKGCGVGAPSPMVKIQLQEQGTDGGAFASISCAHVIASAGTPEEEEEEMGSATFGAGWALQRKVLYGGRKAKELDTEVEDGARAWNGSAEGPGKVEREDRGPGTSGIPVRSQGAEGLLARIHHGDRGGSRTALPIPCQTFPACHRNGDFTGGYRLGRSASTSGVRQVVLHTPRPCSQPRDALSQPHPALPLPLPLPPQPARERDGKLLEVIERKRCVCKEIKARHRPDRGLCKQESMPILPSWRRGPEPRKSGTPPCRRQHTVLWDTAI, from the exons ATGAACCTCCTCTACCGAAAAACCAAGCTGGAGTGGAGGCAGCACAAGGAAGAGGAGGCCAAGAGGAG CTCCAGTAAGGAGGTGGCCCCCGCTGGCTCGGCTGGGCCCGCGGCCGGCCAGGGGCCTGGGGTCCGCGTGCGGGACATCGCCTCGCTGCGGCGCTCCCTCAGGATGGGTTTCATGACGATGCCCGCCTCCCAGGAGCACACCCCGCACCCCTGCCGCAGCGCCATGGCCCCACGCTCCCTCTCCTGCCACTCGGTGGGCAGCATGGACAGTGTCGGGGGTGGCCCTGGCGGGGCCGGTGGGGGCCTCACAGAGGACAGCAGCACCCGAAGACCCCCTGCCAAGCCCCGGAGACACCCCAGCACCAAGCTCAGCATGGTGGGGCCTGGGTCGGGGGCAGAGACGCCCCCCAGCAAGAAAGCAG GCTCACAGAAGCCAACCCCAGAGGGCCGAGAGTCCAGCCGGAAGGTTCCTCCGCAGAAGCCCAGGCGAAGCCCTAACACCCAGCTCTCTGTCTCCTTCGAGGAGTCCTGCCCCCCAGGCCCCTCTCCTCGAGGGGGGAACCTGCCTCTTCAGCGCCTCACTAGGgggtcccgagtagctggggaccCTGATGTGGGTGCCCAGGAAGAGCCTGTGTACATTGAGATGGTGGGGGACGTCTTTAGGGGAGGAGGACGAAGTGGAGGAGGCCTGGCTGGGCCCCCTCTTGGGGGTGGGGGCCCGACCCCTCCAGCGGGCGCCGACTCGGACTCTGAAGAGAGTGAGGCCATCTATGAAGAGATGAAGTACCCGCTGCCGGAAGAGGCTGGGGAAGGCCGGGCCAATGGCCCTCCACCATTGACGGCAACATCCCCGCCACAACAGCCTCACGCCCTTCCGCCCCATGCCCACCGCCGCCCAGCTTCAGCCCTCCCGAGCCGGAGGGACGGGACGCCCACCAAGACCACTCCTTGTGAAATCCCCCCGCCCTTCCCCAACCTCCTTCAGCACCGGCCTCCACTCCTGGCCTTCCCCCAAGCCAAGTCTGCTTCCCGAACCCCTGGCGATGGGGTCTCAAGGCTACCTGTCCTCTGCCACTCCAAGGAGCCAGCCGGCTCCACCCCAGCTCCCCAAGTGCCTGCACGGGAGCGGGAGACGCCTCCCCCACCGCCTCCACCTCCTGCTGCCAACCTGCTGCTGCTGGGACCATCGGGCCGGGCCCGGAGCCACTCGACACCATTGCCACCCCAGGGCTCTGGCCAGCCCCGGGGGGAGCGGGAGCTCCCCAACTCCCACAGCATGATCTGCCCTAAGGCGGCGGGGGCGCCGGCAGCCCCCCCTGCCCCGGCCGCCTTGCTCCCCGGCCCCCCCAAGGACAAGGCCGTGTCTTACACCATGGTGTACTCGGCGGTCAAGGTGACCACGCACTCTGTCCTGCCAGCTGGTCCACCACTGGGTGCTGGGGAGCCAAAGACGGAGAAGGAGATCTCGGTCCTCCATGGGATGCTGTGTACCAGCTCGAGGCCCCCTGTGCCAGGGAAGACCAGCCCCCACGGTGGGGCCATGGGCGCGGCAGCTGGGGTCCTCCACCACCGCGGCTGCCTGGCCTCCCCCCACAGCCTTCCGGACCCAACTGTAGGCCCCCTGACCCCGCTGTGGACCTACCCAGCCACAGCAGCTGGGCTCAAGAGACCCCCTGCCTATGAGAGCCTCAAGGCTGGGGGGGTGCTGAATAAGGGCTGTGGTGTGGGGGCCCCATCCCCCATGGTCAAGATCCAGCTGCAGGAGCAAGGGACCGATGGGGGTGCTTTTGCCAGCATCTCCTGTGCCCACGTCATCGCCAGCGCAGGGACaccagaggaggaagaagaggagatggGCTCCGCGACATTTGGGGCAGGCTGGGCCCTGCAGAGGAAGGTCCTCTATGGAGGGAGAAAAGCAAAGGAGTTGGACA CAGAGGTTGAGGACGGTGCCCGGGCCTGGAATGGCAGTGCCGAGGGTCCAGGCAAGGTGGAGCGTGAGGACAGGGGCCCTGGGACATCGGGGATCCCAGTGAGGAGCCAGGGGGCAGAGGGCCTGCTGGCCAGGATCCACCATGGAGACCGAGGAGGGAGCCGCACCGCGCTGCCCATTCCCTGCCAGACCTTCCCAGCCTGCCACCGCAATGGAG ACTTCACGGGAGGCTACCGCCTGGGGCGCTCGGCCTCCACCTCCGGAGTCCGGCAGGTCGTGCTCCACACACCCCGGCCCTGCAGCCAGCCCAGGGATGCCCTGAGCCAG CCCCACCCCGCGCTGCCGCTGCCTCTGCCCCTGCCGCCCCAGCCGGCCCGCGAGCGTGACGGGAAGCTGCTGGAGGTGATTGAGCGCAAGCGCTGCGTGTGCAAGGAGATCAAGGCGCGCCACCGCCCGGACCGAGGCCTCTGCAAGCAGGAGAGCATGCCCATCCTCCCCAGCTGGCGGCGGGGGCCCGAGCCCCGCAAGTCCGGCACCCCGCCCTGCCGCCGGCAGCACACGGTCCTCTGGGACACCGCCATCTGA
- the NYAP1 gene encoding neuronal tyrosine-phosphorylated phosphoinositide-3-kinase adapter 1 isoform X4, with product MNLLYRKTKLEWRQHKEEEAKRSSSKEVAPAGSAGPAAGQGPGVRVRDIASLRRSLRMGFMTMPASQEHTPHPCRSAMAPRSLSCHSVGSMDSVGGGPGGAGGGLTEDSSTRRPPAKPRRHPSTKLSMVGPGSGAETPPSKKAGSQKPTPEGRESSRKVPPQKPRRSPNTQLSVSFEESCPPGPSPRGGNLPLQRLTRGSRVAGDPDVGAQEEPVYIEMVGDVFRGGGRSGGGLAGPPLGGGGPTPPAGADSDSEESEAIYEEMKYPLPEEAGEGRANGPPPLTATSPPQQPHALPPHAHRRPASALPSRRDGTPTKTTPCEIPPPFPNLLQHRPPLLAFPQAKSASRTPGDGVSRLPVLCHSKEPAGSTPAPQVPARERETPPPPPPPPAANLLLLGPSGRARSHSTPLPPQGSGQPRGERELPNSHSMICPKAAGAPAAPPAPAALLPGPPKDKAVSYTMVYSAVKVTTHSVLPAGPPLGAGEPKTEKEISVLHGMLCTSSRPPVPGKTSPHGGAMGAAAGVLHHRGCLASPHSLPDPTVGPLTPLWTYPATAAGLKRPPAYESLKAGGVLNKGCGVGAPSPMVKIQLQEQGTDGGAFASISCAHVIASAGTPEEEEEEMGSATFGAGWALQRKVLYGGRKAKELDSLDPRGMVILALSGDGGAWKLKLRLGRPL from the exons ATGAACCTCCTCTACCGAAAAACCAAGCTGGAGTGGAGGCAGCACAAGGAAGAGGAGGCCAAGAGGAG CTCCAGTAAGGAGGTGGCCCCCGCTGGCTCGGCTGGGCCCGCGGCCGGCCAGGGGCCTGGGGTCCGCGTGCGGGACATCGCCTCGCTGCGGCGCTCCCTCAGGATGGGTTTCATGACGATGCCCGCCTCCCAGGAGCACACCCCGCACCCCTGCCGCAGCGCCATGGCCCCACGCTCCCTCTCCTGCCACTCGGTGGGCAGCATGGACAGTGTCGGGGGTGGCCCTGGCGGGGCCGGTGGGGGCCTCACAGAGGACAGCAGCACCCGAAGACCCCCTGCCAAGCCCCGGAGACACCCCAGCACCAAGCTCAGCATGGTGGGGCCTGGGTCGGGGGCAGAGACGCCCCCCAGCAAGAAAGCAG GCTCACAGAAGCCAACCCCAGAGGGCCGAGAGTCCAGCCGGAAGGTTCCTCCGCAGAAGCCCAGGCGAAGCCCTAACACCCAGCTCTCTGTCTCCTTCGAGGAGTCCTGCCCCCCAGGCCCCTCTCCTCGAGGGGGGAACCTGCCTCTTCAGCGCCTCACTAGGgggtcccgagtagctggggaccCTGATGTGGGTGCCCAGGAAGAGCCTGTGTACATTGAGATGGTGGGGGACGTCTTTAGGGGAGGAGGACGAAGTGGAGGAGGCCTGGCTGGGCCCCCTCTTGGGGGTGGGGGCCCGACCCCTCCAGCGGGCGCCGACTCGGACTCTGAAGAGAGTGAGGCCATCTATGAAGAGATGAAGTACCCGCTGCCGGAAGAGGCTGGGGAAGGCCGGGCCAATGGCCCTCCACCATTGACGGCAACATCCCCGCCACAACAGCCTCACGCCCTTCCGCCCCATGCCCACCGCCGCCCAGCTTCAGCCCTCCCGAGCCGGAGGGACGGGACGCCCACCAAGACCACTCCTTGTGAAATCCCCCCGCCCTTCCCCAACCTCCTTCAGCACCGGCCTCCACTCCTGGCCTTCCCCCAAGCCAAGTCTGCTTCCCGAACCCCTGGCGATGGGGTCTCAAGGCTACCTGTCCTCTGCCACTCCAAGGAGCCAGCCGGCTCCACCCCAGCTCCCCAAGTGCCTGCACGGGAGCGGGAGACGCCTCCCCCACCGCCTCCACCTCCTGCTGCCAACCTGCTGCTGCTGGGACCATCGGGCCGGGCCCGGAGCCACTCGACACCATTGCCACCCCAGGGCTCTGGCCAGCCCCGGGGGGAGCGGGAGCTCCCCAACTCCCACAGCATGATCTGCCCTAAGGCGGCGGGGGCGCCGGCAGCCCCCCCTGCCCCGGCCGCCTTGCTCCCCGGCCCCCCCAAGGACAAGGCCGTGTCTTACACCATGGTGTACTCGGCGGTCAAGGTGACCACGCACTCTGTCCTGCCAGCTGGTCCACCACTGGGTGCTGGGGAGCCAAAGACGGAGAAGGAGATCTCGGTCCTCCATGGGATGCTGTGTACCAGCTCGAGGCCCCCTGTGCCAGGGAAGACCAGCCCCCACGGTGGGGCCATGGGCGCGGCAGCTGGGGTCCTCCACCACCGCGGCTGCCTGGCCTCCCCCCACAGCCTTCCGGACCCAACTGTAGGCCCCCTGACCCCGCTGTGGACCTACCCAGCCACAGCAGCTGGGCTCAAGAGACCCCCTGCCTATGAGAGCCTCAAGGCTGGGGGGGTGCTGAATAAGGGCTGTGGTGTGGGGGCCCCATCCCCCATGGTCAAGATCCAGCTGCAGGAGCAAGGGACCGATGGGGGTGCTTTTGCCAGCATCTCCTGTGCCCACGTCATCGCCAGCGCAGGGACaccagaggaggaagaagaggagatggGCTCCGCGACATTTGGGGCAGGCTGGGCCCTGCAGAGGAAGGTCCTCTATGGAGGGAGAAAAGCAAAGGAGTTGGACA GTCTTGATCCCAGGGGGATGGTCATTCTCGCCCTATCTGGAGATGGAGGGGCTTGGAAGCTAAAGCTGCGGTTGGGGAGGCCCCTCTGA
- the NYAP1 gene encoding neuronal tyrosine-phosphorylated phosphoinositide-3-kinase adapter 1 isoform X2, with protein sequence MNLLYRKTKLEWRQHKEEEAKRSSSKEVAPAGSAGPAAGQGPGVRVRDIASLRRSLRMGFMTMPASQEHTPHPCRSAMAPRSLSCHSVGSMDSVGGGPGGAGGGLTEDSSTRRPPAKPRRHPSTKLSMVGPGSGAETPPSKKAGSQKPTPEGRESSRKVPPQKPRRSPNTQLSVSFEESCPPGPSPRGGNLPLQRLTRGSRVAGDPDVGAQEEPVYIEMVGDVFRGGGRSGGGLAGPPLGGGGPTPPAGADSDSEESEAIYEEMKYPLPEEAGEGRANGPPPLTATSPPQQPHALPPHAHRRPASALPSRRDGTPTKTTPCEIPPPFPNLLQHRPPLLAFPQAKSASRTPGDGVSRLPVLCHSKEPAGSTPAPQVPARERETPPPPPPPPAANLLLLGPSGRARSHSTPLPPQGSGQPRGERELPNSHSMICPKAAGAPAAPPAPAALLPGPPKDKAVSYTMVYSAVKVTTHSVLPAGPPLGAGEPKTEKEISVLHGMLCTSSRPPVPGKTSPHGGAMGAAAGVLHHRGCLASPHSLPDPTVGPLTPLWTYPATAAGLKRPPAYESLKAGGVLNKGCGVGAPSPMVKIQLQEQGTDGGAFASISCAHVIASAGTPEEEEEEMGSATFGAGWALQRKVLYGGRKAKELDKVEDGARAWNGSAEGPGKVEREDRGPGTSGIPVRSQGAEGLLARIHHGDRGGSRTALPIPCQTFPACHRNGDFTGGYRLGRSASTSGVRQVVLHTPRPCSQPRDALSQPHPALPLPLPLPPQPARERDGKLLEVIERKRCVCKEIKARHRPDRGLCKQESMPILPSWRRGPEPRKSGTPPCRRQHTVLWDTAI encoded by the exons ATGAACCTCCTCTACCGAAAAACCAAGCTGGAGTGGAGGCAGCACAAGGAAGAGGAGGCCAAGAGGAG CTCCAGTAAGGAGGTGGCCCCCGCTGGCTCGGCTGGGCCCGCGGCCGGCCAGGGGCCTGGGGTCCGCGTGCGGGACATCGCCTCGCTGCGGCGCTCCCTCAGGATGGGTTTCATGACGATGCCCGCCTCCCAGGAGCACACCCCGCACCCCTGCCGCAGCGCCATGGCCCCACGCTCCCTCTCCTGCCACTCGGTGGGCAGCATGGACAGTGTCGGGGGTGGCCCTGGCGGGGCCGGTGGGGGCCTCACAGAGGACAGCAGCACCCGAAGACCCCCTGCCAAGCCCCGGAGACACCCCAGCACCAAGCTCAGCATGGTGGGGCCTGGGTCGGGGGCAGAGACGCCCCCCAGCAAGAAAGCAG GCTCACAGAAGCCAACCCCAGAGGGCCGAGAGTCCAGCCGGAAGGTTCCTCCGCAGAAGCCCAGGCGAAGCCCTAACACCCAGCTCTCTGTCTCCTTCGAGGAGTCCTGCCCCCCAGGCCCCTCTCCTCGAGGGGGGAACCTGCCTCTTCAGCGCCTCACTAGGgggtcccgagtagctggggaccCTGATGTGGGTGCCCAGGAAGAGCCTGTGTACATTGAGATGGTGGGGGACGTCTTTAGGGGAGGAGGACGAAGTGGAGGAGGCCTGGCTGGGCCCCCTCTTGGGGGTGGGGGCCCGACCCCTCCAGCGGGCGCCGACTCGGACTCTGAAGAGAGTGAGGCCATCTATGAAGAGATGAAGTACCCGCTGCCGGAAGAGGCTGGGGAAGGCCGGGCCAATGGCCCTCCACCATTGACGGCAACATCCCCGCCACAACAGCCTCACGCCCTTCCGCCCCATGCCCACCGCCGCCCAGCTTCAGCCCTCCCGAGCCGGAGGGACGGGACGCCCACCAAGACCACTCCTTGTGAAATCCCCCCGCCCTTCCCCAACCTCCTTCAGCACCGGCCTCCACTCCTGGCCTTCCCCCAAGCCAAGTCTGCTTCCCGAACCCCTGGCGATGGGGTCTCAAGGCTACCTGTCCTCTGCCACTCCAAGGAGCCAGCCGGCTCCACCCCAGCTCCCCAAGTGCCTGCACGGGAGCGGGAGACGCCTCCCCCACCGCCTCCACCTCCTGCTGCCAACCTGCTGCTGCTGGGACCATCGGGCCGGGCCCGGAGCCACTCGACACCATTGCCACCCCAGGGCTCTGGCCAGCCCCGGGGGGAGCGGGAGCTCCCCAACTCCCACAGCATGATCTGCCCTAAGGCGGCGGGGGCGCCGGCAGCCCCCCCTGCCCCGGCCGCCTTGCTCCCCGGCCCCCCCAAGGACAAGGCCGTGTCTTACACCATGGTGTACTCGGCGGTCAAGGTGACCACGCACTCTGTCCTGCCAGCTGGTCCACCACTGGGTGCTGGGGAGCCAAAGACGGAGAAGGAGATCTCGGTCCTCCATGGGATGCTGTGTACCAGCTCGAGGCCCCCTGTGCCAGGGAAGACCAGCCCCCACGGTGGGGCCATGGGCGCGGCAGCTGGGGTCCTCCACCACCGCGGCTGCCTGGCCTCCCCCCACAGCCTTCCGGACCCAACTGTAGGCCCCCTGACCCCGCTGTGGACCTACCCAGCCACAGCAGCTGGGCTCAAGAGACCCCCTGCCTATGAGAGCCTCAAGGCTGGGGGGGTGCTGAATAAGGGCTGTGGTGTGGGGGCCCCATCCCCCATGGTCAAGATCCAGCTGCAGGAGCAAGGGACCGATGGGGGTGCTTTTGCCAGCATCTCCTGTGCCCACGTCATCGCCAGCGCAGGGACaccagaggaggaagaagaggagatggGCTCCGCGACATTTGGGGCAGGCTGGGCCCTGCAGAGGAAGGTCCTCTATGGAGGGAGAAAAGCAAAGGAGTTGGACA AGGTTGAGGACGGTGCCCGGGCCTGGAATGGCAGTGCCGAGGGTCCAGGCAAGGTGGAGCGTGAGGACAGGGGCCCTGGGACATCGGGGATCCCAGTGAGGAGCCAGGGGGCAGAGGGCCTGCTGGCCAGGATCCACCATGGAGACCGAGGAGGGAGCCGCACCGCGCTGCCCATTCCCTGCCAGACCTTCCCAGCCTGCCACCGCAATGGAG ACTTCACGGGAGGCTACCGCCTGGGGCGCTCGGCCTCCACCTCCGGAGTCCGGCAGGTCGTGCTCCACACACCCCGGCCCTGCAGCCAGCCCAGGGATGCCCTGAGCCAG CCCCACCCCGCGCTGCCGCTGCCTCTGCCCCTGCCGCCCCAGCCGGCCCGCGAGCGTGACGGGAAGCTGCTGGAGGTGATTGAGCGCAAGCGCTGCGTGTGCAAGGAGATCAAGGCGCGCCACCGCCCGGACCGAGGCCTCTGCAAGCAGGAGAGCATGCCCATCCTCCCCAGCTGGCGGCGGGGGCCCGAGCCCCGCAAGTCCGGCACCCCGCCCTGCCGCCGGCAGCACACGGTCCTCTGGGACACCGCCATCTGA
- the NYAP1 gene encoding neuronal tyrosine-phosphorylated phosphoinositide-3-kinase adapter 1 isoform X3, which yields MNLLYRKTKLEWRQHKEEEAKRSSSKEVAPAGSAGPAAGQGPGVRVRDIASLRRSLRMGFMTMPASQEHTPHPCRSAMAPRSLSCHSVGSMDSVGGGPGGAGGGLTEDSSTRRPPAKPRRHPSTKLSMVGPGSGAETPPSKKAGSQKPTPEGRESSRKVPPQKPRRSPNTQLSVSFEESCPPGPSPRGGNLPLQRLTRGSRVAGDPDVGAQEEPVYIEMVGDVFRGGGRSGGGLAGPPLGGGGPTPPAGADSDSEESEAIYEEMKYPLPEEAGEGRANGPPPLTATSPPQQPHALPPHAHRRPASALPSRRDGTPTKTTPCEIPPPFPNLLQHRPPLLAFPQAKSASRTPGDGVSRLPVLCHSKEPAGSTPAPQVPARERETPPPPPPPPAANLLLLGPSGRARSHSTPLPPQGSGQPRGERELPNSHSMICPKAAGAPAAPPAPAALLPGPPKDKAVSYTMVYSAVKVTTHSVLPAGPPLGAGEPKTEKEISVLHGMLCTSSRPPVPGKTSPHGGAMGAAAGVLHHRGCLASPHSLPDPTVGPLTPLWTYPATAAGLKRPPAYESLKAGGVLNKGCGVGAPSPMVKIQLQEQGTDGGAFASISCAHVIASAGTPEEEEEEMGSATFGAGWALQRKVLYGGRKAKELDNFTGGYRLGRSASTSGVRQVVLHTPRPCSQPRDALSQPHPALPLPLPLPPQPARERDGKLLEVIERKRCVCKEIKARHRPDRGLCKQESMPILPSWRRGPEPRKSGTPPCRRQHTVLWDTAI from the exons ATGAACCTCCTCTACCGAAAAACCAAGCTGGAGTGGAGGCAGCACAAGGAAGAGGAGGCCAAGAGGAG CTCCAGTAAGGAGGTGGCCCCCGCTGGCTCGGCTGGGCCCGCGGCCGGCCAGGGGCCTGGGGTCCGCGTGCGGGACATCGCCTCGCTGCGGCGCTCCCTCAGGATGGGTTTCATGACGATGCCCGCCTCCCAGGAGCACACCCCGCACCCCTGCCGCAGCGCCATGGCCCCACGCTCCCTCTCCTGCCACTCGGTGGGCAGCATGGACAGTGTCGGGGGTGGCCCTGGCGGGGCCGGTGGGGGCCTCACAGAGGACAGCAGCACCCGAAGACCCCCTGCCAAGCCCCGGAGACACCCCAGCACCAAGCTCAGCATGGTGGGGCCTGGGTCGGGGGCAGAGACGCCCCCCAGCAAGAAAGCAG GCTCACAGAAGCCAACCCCAGAGGGCCGAGAGTCCAGCCGGAAGGTTCCTCCGCAGAAGCCCAGGCGAAGCCCTAACACCCAGCTCTCTGTCTCCTTCGAGGAGTCCTGCCCCCCAGGCCCCTCTCCTCGAGGGGGGAACCTGCCTCTTCAGCGCCTCACTAGGgggtcccgagtagctggggaccCTGATGTGGGTGCCCAGGAAGAGCCTGTGTACATTGAGATGGTGGGGGACGTCTTTAGGGGAGGAGGACGAAGTGGAGGAGGCCTGGCTGGGCCCCCTCTTGGGGGTGGGGGCCCGACCCCTCCAGCGGGCGCCGACTCGGACTCTGAAGAGAGTGAGGCCATCTATGAAGAGATGAAGTACCCGCTGCCGGAAGAGGCTGGGGAAGGCCGGGCCAATGGCCCTCCACCATTGACGGCAACATCCCCGCCACAACAGCCTCACGCCCTTCCGCCCCATGCCCACCGCCGCCCAGCTTCAGCCCTCCCGAGCCGGAGGGACGGGACGCCCACCAAGACCACTCCTTGTGAAATCCCCCCGCCCTTCCCCAACCTCCTTCAGCACCGGCCTCCACTCCTGGCCTTCCCCCAAGCCAAGTCTGCTTCCCGAACCCCTGGCGATGGGGTCTCAAGGCTACCTGTCCTCTGCCACTCCAAGGAGCCAGCCGGCTCCACCCCAGCTCCCCAAGTGCCTGCACGGGAGCGGGAGACGCCTCCCCCACCGCCTCCACCTCCTGCTGCCAACCTGCTGCTGCTGGGACCATCGGGCCGGGCCCGGAGCCACTCGACACCATTGCCACCCCAGGGCTCTGGCCAGCCCCGGGGGGAGCGGGAGCTCCCCAACTCCCACAGCATGATCTGCCCTAAGGCGGCGGGGGCGCCGGCAGCCCCCCCTGCCCCGGCCGCCTTGCTCCCCGGCCCCCCCAAGGACAAGGCCGTGTCTTACACCATGGTGTACTCGGCGGTCAAGGTGACCACGCACTCTGTCCTGCCAGCTGGTCCACCACTGGGTGCTGGGGAGCCAAAGACGGAGAAGGAGATCTCGGTCCTCCATGGGATGCTGTGTACCAGCTCGAGGCCCCCTGTGCCAGGGAAGACCAGCCCCCACGGTGGGGCCATGGGCGCGGCAGCTGGGGTCCTCCACCACCGCGGCTGCCTGGCCTCCCCCCACAGCCTTCCGGACCCAACTGTAGGCCCCCTGACCCCGCTGTGGACCTACCCAGCCACAGCAGCTGGGCTCAAGAGACCCCCTGCCTATGAGAGCCTCAAGGCTGGGGGGGTGCTGAATAAGGGCTGTGGTGTGGGGGCCCCATCCCCCATGGTCAAGATCCAGCTGCAGGAGCAAGGGACCGATGGGGGTGCTTTTGCCAGCATCTCCTGTGCCCACGTCATCGCCAGCGCAGGGACaccagaggaggaagaagaggagatggGCTCCGCGACATTTGGGGCAGGCTGGGCCCTGCAGAGGAAGGTCCTCTATGGAGGGAGAAAAGCAAAGGAGTTGGACA ACTTCACGGGAGGCTACCGCCTGGGGCGCTCGGCCTCCACCTCCGGAGTCCGGCAGGTCGTGCTCCACACACCCCGGCCCTGCAGCCAGCCCAGGGATGCCCTGAGCCAG CCCCACCCCGCGCTGCCGCTGCCTCTGCCCCTGCCGCCCCAGCCGGCCCGCGAGCGTGACGGGAAGCTGCTGGAGGTGATTGAGCGCAAGCGCTGCGTGTGCAAGGAGATCAAGGCGCGCCACCGCCCGGACCGAGGCCTCTGCAAGCAGGAGAGCATGCCCATCCTCCCCAGCTGGCGGCGGGGGCCCGAGCCCCGCAAGTCCGGCACCCCGCCCTGCCGCCGGCAGCACACGGTCCTCTGGGACACCGCCATCTGA